The Macrobrachium rosenbergii isolate ZJJX-2024 chromosome 56, ASM4041242v1, whole genome shotgun sequence genome includes a region encoding these proteins:
- the LOC136836100 gene encoding macrophage mannose receptor 1-like isoform X1 — MQKPQKTRMNKNCYSPYICGTMKLLAYWYHFLLVPILCEAACQPPYHPVGDHCLLIDNVMRGSWQQMSAVCQSIGGHLVNLKDANILYDINRYIRDQGMADVNYWVGATDNRYEGHWTWSDGTELKRVSPVWGRLYGQQPEGWDEDQNCGAIEVRDFYYLHDDSCEDSLYGIICQSDSDNEEMVTGSLPSYECPPPYEKIGNACLRVHVENAYNWTDAKELCYGLHTHMAKFDDANLIGDLYEYLMDKGVNTSLWIGGNDNDIEGHWVWHDGSEVRLGTPFWNVLNEMLQEPGGGDLQNCMSMFYGKTYHFGDDPCNNTRGVVCQYDVGY; from the exons ATGCAGAAGCCTCAGAAGACGCGCATGAATAAGAATTGTTATTCTCCCTATATCTGCGGGACGATGAAGCTCTTGGCTTATTGGTACCACTTCCTCCTTGTTCCCATTCTATGTGAAG CAGCATGCCAACCCCCTTACCATCCCGTAGGCGACCATTGCTTACTGATAGACAACGTCATGAGGGGCTCCTGGCAACAAATGAGTGCAGTCTGCCAGTCCATTGGAGGTCATCTGGTCAATTTAAAGGATGCCAACATCCTCTACGACATCAATAGATACATCAGGGATCAAG GAATGGCTGACGTCAATTACTGGGTTGGAGCAACTGACAACAGGTACGAAGGCCATTGGACTTGGTCAGATGGCACGGAGTTGAAAAGGGTATCTCCTGTATGGGGAAGGCTATATGGGCAGCAGCCTGAGGGCTGGGACGAAGACCAGAACTGCGGAGCGATAGAAGTCAGGGACTTCTACTATTTGCACGACGATTCCTGCGAAGACTCTCTTTATGGGATCATTTGTCAATCAG ATTCTGACAATGAAGAGATGGTCACAGGATCTTTGCCAAGCTATG AATGTCCTCCTCCTTATGAGAAAATTGGAAACGCTTGCCTTCGAGTTCACGTTGAAAATGCCTACAACTGGACCGACGCTAAGGAGCTGTGCTACGGGCTGCATACTCACATGGCCAAATTTGATGACGCCAATCTGATAGGGGACCTTTACGAATACCTTATGGATAAAG GAGTGAACACATCTTTGTGGATTGGTGGCAACGACAATGACATCGAAGGTCACTGGGTATGGCACGACGGATCAGAGGTCAGACTGGGTACGCCATTTTGGAATGTCTTAAATGAAATGCTACAAGAGCCTGGGGGCGGGGACTTGCAGAACTGTATGTCTATGTTTTACGGAAAAACGTACCATTTCGGTGATGACCCCTGCAATAATACAAGAGGGGTCGTGTGCCAGTATGATGTGGGTTACTGA
- the LOC136836100 gene encoding macrophage mannose receptor 1-like isoform X2, with product MQKPQKTRMNKNCYSPYICGTMKLLAYWYHFLLVPILCEACQPPYHPVGDHCLLIDNVMRGSWQQMSAVCQSIGGHLVNLKDANILYDINRYIRDQGMADVNYWVGATDNRYEGHWTWSDGTELKRVSPVWGRLYGQQPEGWDEDQNCGAIEVRDFYYLHDDSCEDSLYGIICQSDSDNEEMVTGSLPSYECPPPYEKIGNACLRVHVENAYNWTDAKELCYGLHTHMAKFDDANLIGDLYEYLMDKGVNTSLWIGGNDNDIEGHWVWHDGSEVRLGTPFWNVLNEMLQEPGGGDLQNCMSMFYGKTYHFGDDPCNNTRGVVCQYDVGY from the exons ATGCAGAAGCCTCAGAAGACGCGCATGAATAAGAATTGTTATTCTCCCTATATCTGCGGGACGATGAAGCTCTTGGCTTATTGGTACCACTTCCTCCTTGTTCCCATTCTATGTGAAG CATGCCAACCCCCTTACCATCCCGTAGGCGACCATTGCTTACTGATAGACAACGTCATGAGGGGCTCCTGGCAACAAATGAGTGCAGTCTGCCAGTCCATTGGAGGTCATCTGGTCAATTTAAAGGATGCCAACATCCTCTACGACATCAATAGATACATCAGGGATCAAG GAATGGCTGACGTCAATTACTGGGTTGGAGCAACTGACAACAGGTACGAAGGCCATTGGACTTGGTCAGATGGCACGGAGTTGAAAAGGGTATCTCCTGTATGGGGAAGGCTATATGGGCAGCAGCCTGAGGGCTGGGACGAAGACCAGAACTGCGGAGCGATAGAAGTCAGGGACTTCTACTATTTGCACGACGATTCCTGCGAAGACTCTCTTTATGGGATCATTTGTCAATCAG ATTCTGACAATGAAGAGATGGTCACAGGATCTTTGCCAAGCTATG AATGTCCTCCTCCTTATGAGAAAATTGGAAACGCTTGCCTTCGAGTTCACGTTGAAAATGCCTACAACTGGACCGACGCTAAGGAGCTGTGCTACGGGCTGCATACTCACATGGCCAAATTTGATGACGCCAATCTGATAGGGGACCTTTACGAATACCTTATGGATAAAG GAGTGAACACATCTTTGTGGATTGGTGGCAACGACAATGACATCGAAGGTCACTGGGTATGGCACGACGGATCAGAGGTCAGACTGGGTACGCCATTTTGGAATGTCTTAAATGAAATGCTACAAGAGCCTGGGGGCGGGGACTTGCAGAACTGTATGTCTATGTTTTACGGAAAAACGTACCATTTCGGTGATGACCCCTGCAATAATACAAGAGGGGTCGTGTGCCAGTATGATGTGGGTTACTGA
- the LOC136836597 gene encoding uncharacterized protein, whose product MENSLGASPPEQISWEENSNCRSLFSITGTPRGELIVSKRVPLDEQTFKGASGSPFAFPFVADSRPTSNLNRDRLFGSSVVEEVLQRRQGGGAMISSQEYQKLSLLLPRLVYYGNGTAGAQTSARTRKEEETGASGGTESNRGVPPFLLGNSRITAAGGTLPFVPCAIAPYDEPSTTVFCFRKRIETRGQLWILFMGDSKVRFVMAELLNKLDRYYHFEINHMRLLSNNRMCNGQKWSNVEHVRFKKNISAYSKLEPSLRIQFREYHSFRMAPFYVSVASKMRYTEEVMQLQRWVAGAELPPDVLVIGKIQNKSEICYSSWLLERSRQDSAVHARETLDELHDLHKIVVPLLDQMGTQNKLHKVNNRLCHIFQRFFSLQLSRQTRVLVLPQSRLRRTDPWYDVVLNSVMSDALFDWNESYFLYELRKFRKHSGDVNSVGHSVEIPPDSANATSKPVSTVNSAAFDTMKQRKYPDVKRHNSTLDVKNESTDGEETQNKVISAARLNESSTRLNNVTSYRDHLTSGFRHPGLWWWDSSLPLNMADTSECNELRLRRGSHDLLRNRELNCNDAHHSGRITHRDLVTILLNLMCNSLLNSPREFCCS is encoded by the exons ATGGAG AACTCACTGGGTGCAAGTCCTCCCGAGCAGATATCGTGGGAAGAAAACAGCAACTGCCGCTCTCTTTTCTCCATAACGGGAACGCCGAGAGGCGAATTGATCGTGAGCAAACGAGTGCCTCTAGATGAGCAAACTTTCAAAGGCGCATCTGGTTCCCCCTTCGCCTTCCCCTTCGTCGCAGACAGTCGCCCAACGAGCAACCTGAACCGAGACAGGCTCTTCGGGTCGTCGGTTGTCGAAGAAGTGTTGCAGAGGAGGCAGGGAGGCGGTGCGATGATCAGCAGTCAAGAGTATCAAAAGTTATCCCTGCTTCTTCCGCGGCTCGTCTACTACGGAAACGGGACGGCGGGTGCCCAGACGTCCGCGAGAACGAGAAAAGAGGAGGAAACGGGAGCAAGTGGAGGAACAGAAAGTAACAGGGGCGTTCCGCCGTTCCTTTTGGGCAACAGTCGAATTACCGCCGCCGGAGGGACGTTGCCCTTCGTTCCCTGCGCCATAGCGCCTTACGACGAGCCGTCGACGACCGTCTTTTGTTTTCGGAAGAGGATCGAGACGAGAGGGCAACTCTGGATTCTGTTCATGGGTGATTCGAAAGTCAGATTCGTGATGGCGGAGCTCCTAAATAAATTGGATCGTTACTATCACTTTGAAATTAAT CATATGCGACTGCTCAGTAATAACCgaatgtgc AATGGACAAAAATGGTCAAATGTTGAGCACGTGCGGTTTAAGAAGAACATCAGTGCCTACTCGAAGCTTGAACCTAGCCTGCGCATCCAGTTCAG AGAATATCATTCTTTCAGGATGGCCCCATTTTACGTGTCAGTGGCGTCCAAGATGAGATATACGGAAGAGGTCATGCAGTTGCAAAGATGGGTTGCAGGCGCCGAGTTACCCCCAGACGTTCTTGTCATTGGTAAGATACAGAATAAATCTGAGATAT GTTACTCCTCTTGGCTCCTGGAACGCTCCCGCCAAGACTCGGCTGTTCATGCGCGGGAAACACTGGACGAACTGCATGACCTCCATAAGATTGTTGTTCCCTTGTTGGACCAG ATGGGTACACAAAATAAACTACACAAAGTAAATAACAGACTTTGCCATATATTTCAAAGATTCTTTTCATTGCAGCTCTCGCGTCAAACGCGGGTCCTAGTACTACCGCAATCTCGTCTCAGGAGAACGGACCCATGGTATGACGTAGTACTTAACAGCGTCATGAGTGACGCACTCTTTGACTGGAACGAGTCGTATTTTCTTTATGAGTTACGCAAGTTCAGAAAACATTCGGGAGATGTAAACAGCGTTGGCCATAGTGTGGAAATACCGCCCGATTCCGCCAATGCGACTAGCAAGCCTGTCAGTACAGTTAATTCTGCAGCATTCGACACCATGAAACAGAGAAAGTATCCTGATGTTAAACGTCATAATAGTACTCTGGACGTAAAAAATGAATCCACGGATGGCGAGGAAACGCAAAACAAAGTAATATCTGCAGCTAGACTAAACGAAAGCAGTACTCGGTTAAATAATGTGACCTCATACCGCGATCATCTCACATCAGGCTTCCGCCATCCGGGACTGTGGTGGTGGGATTCGAGCTTACCGCTCAATATGGCCGACACATCTGAGTGCAACGAACTGCGACTCAGACGCGGCAGCCATGATTTACTACGAAACAGAGAACTGAATTGCAACGATGCCCACCACTCGGGAAGGATTACTCATAGGGATCTTGTCACCATATTGCTGAATCTCATGTGTAATTCTCTTCTTAACTCGCCACGCGAATTCTGTTGTAGTTGA